A single region of the Stigmatella aurantiaca genome encodes:
- the sucD gene encoding succinate--CoA ligase subunit alpha, which produces MSILVNHDTKVLCQGITGSAGSFHSKQMLEYGTKLVGGVTPGKGGTDFEGKVPVFNTVADAVKQTGANTSVLFVPPPFAADSIMEAADAGISLIITITEGIPVNDMVRAKRYLEGKPGVRLIGPNCPGVITPEAKCKIGIMPGHIHKPGRIGVVSRSGTLTYEAVYQLTQLGLGQSTAVGIGGDPVNGTNFVDVLKLFNADPETDAVIMIGEIGGTAEEEAAKYVASEFTKPIAGFIAGQSAPPGKRMGHAGAIISGGQGTAAEKMKAMEAAGFLMAASPAELGTTLQEAVKRGPPKKR; this is translated from the coding sequence ATGAGCATCCTCGTCAATCACGATACGAAGGTCCTCTGCCAGGGCATCACGGGCTCGGCCGGTTCGTTCCACTCGAAGCAGATGCTGGAGTACGGCACGAAGCTCGTTGGCGGCGTCACCCCCGGTAAGGGCGGCACCGACTTCGAGGGCAAGGTGCCCGTCTTCAACACGGTGGCGGACGCGGTGAAGCAGACCGGGGCGAACACCTCGGTGCTCTTCGTGCCGCCCCCCTTCGCCGCCGACTCCATCATGGAGGCCGCCGACGCGGGCATCTCCCTCATCATCACCATCACCGAGGGCATCCCCGTCAACGACATGGTGCGCGCCAAGCGCTACCTGGAAGGCAAGCCGGGCGTGCGCCTCATCGGGCCGAACTGCCCGGGCGTCATCACCCCCGAGGCCAAGTGCAAGATCGGCATCATGCCGGGCCACATCCACAAGCCGGGCCGCATCGGCGTGGTGTCGCGCTCGGGCACGCTGACGTACGAGGCCGTGTACCAGCTCACCCAGCTGGGCCTGGGCCAGTCCACCGCGGTGGGCATCGGCGGTGACCCGGTCAACGGCACCAACTTCGTGGACGTGCTGAAGCTCTTCAACGCCGACCCCGAGACCGACGCGGTCATCATGATCGGCGAGATCGGCGGCACGGCGGAGGAAGAGGCCGCCAAGTACGTGGCGAGCGAGTTCACCAAGCCCATCGCGGGCTTCATCGCCGGCCAGTCCGCGCCCCCGGGCAAGCGCATGGGCCACGCGGGCGCCATCATCTCCGGTGGCCAGGGCACGGCCGCCGAGAAGATGAAGGCCATGGAGGCCGCGGGCTTCCTGATGGCCGCGAGCCCCGCCGAGCTGGGCACCACGCTCCAGGAGGCCGTCAAGCGCGGGCCTCCGAAGAAGCGCTAA
- the ndk gene encoding nucleoside-diphosphate kinase, whose protein sequence is MAIERTLSIIKPDGLEKGVIGKIISRFEEKGLKPIAIRLQHLSQAQAEGFYAVHKARPFFKDLVSFMISGPVVLMVLEGENAVLANRDLMGATNPAQAAAGTIRKDFATSIDKNTVHGSDSLENAKNEIAYFFRETEIHAYTHQK, encoded by the coding sequence ATGGCCATCGAGCGTACGCTGTCCATCATCAAGCCGGACGGACTGGAGAAGGGCGTCATCGGGAAGATCATCTCCCGCTTCGAGGAGAAGGGCCTGAAGCCCATCGCCATCCGCCTGCAGCACCTGTCCCAGGCCCAGGCCGAGGGCTTCTATGCCGTCCACAAGGCCCGGCCCTTCTTCAAGGACCTGGTCAGCTTCATGATCTCCGGCCCCGTGGTGCTCATGGTGCTGGAGGGCGAGAACGCGGTGCTGGCCAACCGTGACCTGATGGGCGCCACCAACCCGGCGCAGGCCGCCGCGGGCACCATCCGCAAGGACTTCGCCACCAGCATCGACAAGAACACGGTGCACGGCTCGGACAGCCTGGAGAACGCGAAGAACGAGATCGCGTACTTCTTCCGCGAGACCGAGATCCACGCGTACACGCACCAGAAGTAG
- the sucC gene encoding ADP-forming succinate--CoA ligase subunit beta, with translation MKIHEYQGKELFRKYGVPTPRGILANSPNEAEAAAKELATPVVVVKAQIHAGGRGKGGGVKLAKSPAEAKDLAKSILGMKLKTIQTGPEGQTVHKVYIEEGLAIGQELYLGVTLDRATSRITFMASREGGVEIEEVAAHHPEKILREAVDPAVGFLDFQGRKLAFGLGLTGPTVNKFVQFCSALYKMYTETDAALVEINPLVILKDGGVVALDAKVTFDENALFKHKELLHYRDLAEEEPRETQAKEFDLAYIALDGNIGCMVNGAGLAMATMDTIKLVGGSPANFLDVGGGASKEKVTAAFKLILADPAVKAVLVNIFGGIMKCDVIAEGIIAAAKEVQLKVPLVVRLEGTNVEQGKKLLSSSGLAITPADNLRQAAEKAVAAIK, from the coding sequence ATGAAGATCCACGAGTACCAGGGCAAGGAACTCTTCCGGAAGTACGGCGTCCCCACTCCCCGGGGCATTCTCGCGAACTCGCCCAATGAGGCGGAGGCTGCGGCCAAGGAGCTGGCGACGCCGGTCGTCGTGGTGAAGGCCCAGATCCACGCAGGCGGCCGCGGCAAGGGCGGCGGCGTGAAGCTGGCCAAGAGCCCCGCCGAGGCGAAGGACCTGGCCAAGTCCATCCTGGGCATGAAGCTGAAGACCATCCAGACCGGCCCCGAGGGGCAGACGGTCCACAAGGTCTACATCGAGGAGGGGCTCGCCATCGGCCAGGAGCTGTACCTGGGCGTGACGCTGGACCGCGCCACCTCGCGCATCACCTTCATGGCCTCCCGTGAGGGCGGCGTGGAGATTGAAGAAGTGGCCGCCCACCACCCGGAGAAGATCCTCCGCGAGGCGGTGGACCCGGCGGTGGGCTTCCTGGACTTCCAGGGCCGCAAGCTGGCCTTCGGGCTGGGCCTCACGGGCCCCACGGTGAACAAGTTCGTCCAGTTCTGCTCCGCGCTCTACAAGATGTACACGGAGACGGACGCGGCGCTGGTGGAGATCAACCCGCTCGTCATCCTGAAGGACGGCGGCGTGGTGGCGCTCGACGCGAAGGTGACCTTCGACGAGAACGCGCTCTTCAAGCACAAGGAGCTGCTCCACTACCGCGACCTGGCGGAAGAGGAGCCCCGCGAGACGCAGGCCAAGGAGTTCGACCTGGCCTACATCGCGCTGGACGGCAACATCGGCTGCATGGTGAACGGCGCGGGTCTGGCCATGGCCACCATGGACACCATCAAGCTGGTGGGCGGCAGCCCGGCCAACTTCCTGGACGTGGGCGGCGGCGCGAGCAAGGAGAAGGTGACGGCGGCCTTCAAGCTCATCCTGGCCGACCCGGCGGTGAAGGCGGTGCTCGTCAACATCTTCGGCGGCATCATGAAGTGTGACGTCATCGCCGAGGGCATCATCGCGGCCGCCAAGGAGGTCCAGCTCAAGGTCCCCCTCGTGGTGCGGCTCGAGGGCACCAACGTGGAGCAGGGCAAGAAGCTGCTGAGCAGCTCGGGCCTTGCCATCACCCCGGCGGACAACCTGCGGCAGGCCGCGGAGAAGGCCGTGGCCGCGATCAAGTAG
- the sdhB gene encoding succinate dehydrogenase iron-sulfur subunit gives MDTAQPSSVSSQTVTFRIWRQDGPGGESHYDEFRIPYHKGANVVSCLMEIQRNPVTVQGKKVAPVVWDAACLEEVCGSCAMNINGRVRMACSALIDKLEQPITLEPMKKFPVVRDLTVNRDRMFEALKKVKAWIPVDGTHNLGPGPRQSQKDHSTMYVLSTCITCGSCLEACPQVTLDNSFVGAAAISQARLFNMHPTGKLNAEERVRALMGPGGVQDCGKAQNCVKVCPKEIPLTSSIAAMNREVTKVVIKDLFFKEEESKGHSGPG, from the coding sequence CGCAGACCGTGACCTTCCGCATCTGGCGCCAGGATGGGCCGGGAGGGGAGAGCCACTACGACGAGTTCCGCATCCCGTACCACAAGGGTGCCAACGTCGTGTCGTGCCTCATGGAGATCCAGCGCAACCCCGTCACCGTGCAGGGCAAGAAGGTCGCCCCCGTGGTGTGGGACGCCGCCTGTCTCGAAGAGGTGTGTGGCAGCTGCGCCATGAACATCAACGGCCGGGTGCGCATGGCCTGCTCGGCGCTGATCGACAAGCTGGAGCAGCCCATCACCCTGGAGCCGATGAAGAAGTTCCCCGTCGTGCGTGACCTGACGGTGAACCGCGACCGGATGTTCGAGGCGCTCAAGAAGGTGAAGGCGTGGATCCCCGTGGATGGCACGCACAACCTGGGGCCCGGCCCGCGCCAGTCGCAGAAGGACCACTCGACGATGTACGTGCTCTCCACGTGCATCACCTGTGGCAGCTGCCTGGAGGCGTGCCCGCAGGTGACGCTCGACAACTCCTTCGTGGGCGCGGCGGCCATCAGCCAGGCGCGGCTCTTCAACATGCACCCCACCGGCAAGCTGAACGCCGAGGAGCGCGTCCGGGCCCTCATGGGGCCGGGCGGCGTGCAGGACTGCGGCAAGGCGCAGAACTGCGTGAAGGTGTGCCCGAAGGAAATCCCGCTGACCAGCTCCATCGCGGCGATGAACCGCGAGGTGACCAAGGTCGTCATCAAGGACCTCTTCTTCAAGGAAGAGGAGAGCAAGGGACACTCCGGTCCAGGCTAG
- a CDS encoding LysR family transcriptional regulator, producing MLDAITLDQLRTFVAVVDEGSFSAAGRKLRRVQSAVSHAMANLETQLGVQLWDRSTKIPTLTGEGTVLLAAARRICADVDAFKRMAEGFVEGLESSIALAVDALLPVRALVDLCREFSAKFPSVQLRLYTDTLSAVSELVLEGTCQLGVVGPAAQTQGLERQHLSTVRMIPVAAKNHPLAQLQGPVPTQVLAEYVNIVLSERGGSRQTADQGLLSSNVWRVADLHTKHAFLRAGLGWGNMPEHLVQEELASGQLVRLRPAAWGEDQWVLSLSIVYRPDLSKGPATRWLLERMTELCLRDIGPPQPGPSP from the coding sequence ATGCTCGACGCCATCACCCTGGATCAGCTCCGCACCTTCGTGGCCGTCGTCGATGAAGGCAGCTTCTCGGCGGCGGGCCGCAAGCTCCGGCGCGTCCAGTCCGCAGTGAGCCACGCCATGGCGAACCTCGAGACGCAGCTGGGCGTTCAGCTCTGGGACCGCTCGACCAAGATTCCGACGCTCACCGGCGAGGGGACCGTGCTGCTCGCGGCCGCCCGGCGCATCTGCGCCGACGTCGACGCCTTCAAGCGCATGGCCGAGGGCTTCGTCGAGGGGCTCGAGTCCAGCATCGCCCTGGCGGTCGACGCCCTGTTGCCCGTCCGGGCGCTGGTGGATCTCTGCCGGGAGTTCTCGGCGAAGTTCCCCAGCGTGCAGCTTCGCCTGTACACGGACACGCTGTCGGCGGTGTCAGAACTCGTGCTGGAGGGCACCTGCCAGCTCGGCGTGGTGGGCCCGGCGGCGCAGACGCAGGGGCTCGAACGCCAGCACCTCAGCACGGTCCGGATGATCCCCGTCGCCGCCAAAAACCACCCGCTCGCGCAGCTCCAGGGCCCCGTGCCCACGCAGGTCCTCGCCGAATACGTCAACATCGTGCTGAGCGAACGGGGCGGCTCCCGCCAGACGGCGGATCAGGGCCTGCTCTCCTCCAACGTGTGGCGCGTGGCGGACCTCCACACCAAGCACGCCTTCCTCCGGGCCGGCCTGGGCTGGGGCAACATGCCGGAGCATCTGGTCCAGGAGGAGCTCGCCAGCGGCCAGCTGGTGCGCCTGCGGCCCGCCGCCTGGGGCGAGGACCAGTGGGTGCTCTCGCTCTCCATCGTGTACCGGCCGGATCTCTCCAAGGGCCCCGCCACACGCTGGCTGCTGGAGCGCATGACGGAGCTGTGCCTGCGCGACATCGGGCCCCCGCAGCCGGGCCCTTCCCCCTGA
- a CDS encoding antibiotic biosynthesis monooxygenase, translating into MEVLKLDGTAPQPVKIVLERRIKPGTHAAFEQWVQALIKTASGNPALQGSSVFKAGEGDYFILLRFESQGALDAWQALPAVVELLRAGDALATTLEPPAVRTGLETWFTVPGMSPRAVPPKWKMALVTWLALLPQALILGMLIPKTLPRLVAVSLSTALPVAALTWFIMPRLTGLLSRWLYAPAKR; encoded by the coding sequence ATGGAAGTGCTGAAGCTCGACGGGACGGCCCCCCAGCCCGTCAAGATCGTCTTGGAGCGGCGCATCAAGCCCGGTACCCATGCGGCCTTCGAGCAGTGGGTCCAAGCGCTGATAAAGACCGCGTCCGGGAACCCTGCCTTGCAGGGCTCGAGCGTGTTCAAGGCGGGCGAAGGGGATTACTTCATCCTCTTGCGCTTCGAGAGCCAGGGCGCCCTGGACGCGTGGCAGGCCCTGCCCGCAGTCGTGGAGCTGCTCCGCGCGGGAGATGCGCTCGCCACCACACTGGAGCCCCCCGCCGTCCGCACCGGCCTGGAGACCTGGTTCACCGTGCCGGGAATGAGCCCGCGCGCGGTGCCCCCCAAGTGGAAGATGGCCCTCGTGACGTGGCTGGCCCTGCTGCCCCAGGCGCTCATCCTGGGCATGCTGATTCCCAAGACGCTCCCCCGCCTCGTGGCCGTCTCGCTCTCGACGGCCCTCCCCGTGGCGGCGCTCACCTGGTTCATCATGCCCCGGCTGACCGGGCTCCTCTCGCGGTGGCTGTACGCCCCCGCGAAGCGCTGA